Genomic DNA from Paenibacillus sp. KS-LC4:
GCTGCAAGCTCCCCCGCATCCTGATACGTTTCAATTTCCAGTCCCGGCGTGTAATATCGTGGCAAATCCTCGCGAATATCCGTTAACTGAAAGGCTCCGCAAGCGGCGATTTCATATGTTCGGGGATTGATTGAACGTCCTAGGCTTTGAAAAGCATTAAAATTGTCTGAGCCCATCTCTGTTGTTCGATGCATATTAATGACGATTTTGGCGCTGTTATAATAAGGAACCGTCTGTTCAGCACTTAACCAGTCAGTGTTAATAAACGACTGCATCCGTCTGTAAGCTGATAATCGCTCCCACAGCCCTCCTGACAGGAAGATTTTGCGCCCCTTAGCCAGCAACCCCTCGCTAATGGCATTAAGGAGTTCAATCCGGTTCCAAAATCCTTGTCCAATGAAGCATACATCGCTTGCATACACAGATTCCGTTCTTTGCGGTCGATATAAGCCGGTATGCACAGCCAGAGGTAAATAATGCACATGGGCGCAGCCAACACTGCGATACAGCTCTAATGTTCCAAGCTCATGCGTCAGCACGACATCATAATGCGACGCCGCTATTGCCGTTTCCTCTGTCATGTAAGGATCATCTACGAACCAAACTGCTGTGCGGATGCCCTGCTCCCTTACCGCGCTGATCTGCTGCAAATGATTGGCTGGAAAAAAATGCAGCCCATTCATCACAAGCACGATGTCGGGGCAAATTGCTGCTGCCTGTTCGGCAAGCAGCTCCGCATTTCCAATATGAAGCTCGGTTACACTCGCTTGCAGCGCATCAATGAGGCCTGCGTCGATCGCTTCAAAGCCTTGTGGAATATAGAGCAATCGCAGTGGGACAGGTACCGGCTCCGGCGGAGGCAAAAGTCCGCTTACCGCTAGACAAGCCCCATCGCGCCAGCCCGTATGAAAGCCCGCTTCATACCCACCTTGCTTTAATTGCTTGCGTGAATTATTTTTTCTGACCACCATTTGCTGCACCGCCTTGCTTCTTTTTCAATCGCTGCACAACATGCTTCCATTATTTATATGTCAACATGCACTCGCGCTTAGCGGCACTTGTCCCCGTATAAGAAAAATTGGCGTTTAACCTGCTGCCATCACCAAGATGCTCGTCATATAAGGATAGAGACACAGCGTGTCATTATGACAACGATCAAAAAATAGCCCTTACCCGCAAGATGGCTGAATAGACCATCAAACCGGCAGAGCTATTTTCTGAAAAATATTTGCAGCCCTCTCTGGCAAAGCTTGCATGAAGCGTTACGTGCTGGCTATGGTGCCTGCTCATACGCGAGCTGATGCCCATCTTCAAAGCCTTTCGCAAAGCCGGCATTATAGCCCATGTTATACGTTTGATTGAAGCCCTCGTCAAAGGTCTCTGTCCCGATCTCGCGACTTCTCGTCACTTTCCTGCGACGGCGCATTGATGATGCGCCCCCTCTTTTGGAACCTCTAGCTCTGCGTGTTCGCGTGCGTTTTGGACGCCGGGTTATAGCTTTCTTAGTAGAACGCTTCTTGGCTCGTTTACGAGCGGACACGCGTTTTTTTATACTCAATTCCAATTCCCCCTGTTCACTTGCGGGTGCCACCGCACCTGCTTTCCTCGCACCTTGTTATGGAGCCAAGGCTCGGGCGGCTTGCCCGTCCTTACCCGATAACTGCGCACCGGCCAGCCTGTCACGCTCTCAGCTAACTGCGCCTGCATGTTCGTCAATATACGTACATTTTCGCCAATTCGCTTGGCGGTTTGCGGGGCGAGCTCGGCAACATCAGCTACGCTGTTCAAAATGCGGGCAAGCGCGTGCTGGCTGCGCGCAATCGAAGAAAGCACCTCCAACTTAACCTCGCGCTCGCGGCGCACCATTTCCCTCAATTCCCGCCACCGAATCCGCCGCCAAAGTGAAATTCCGAGCCGGAGGAATGGCTATCCTCGCCTTCCTTCTGCAATACGGCTTTGAGCACGGATACAATGCCTTGGCTCATTTTGTTAATGCCCTCAATCGTCTCAACCATCTGGTCATGTACACCTAGCGTCTGCTTAAGCTGCGTCTGGTCGCCTGGAAAAGTGCCCGTGTGAATATGATTGCATATCCAGTTACGGGCCTTCTCCGCTTCCTGCGCCTTCGCCTCCAAAATTAGCGCCACGTTCCACTGCATATTGGCTGTAGCGCCCAACATGCGCATATAGGCTTGCTCTCGGTCCATGACATGCGCTCCCCTTTTCGCTTCGTCATTCTTCCTCGCCTGGGTTCAGCTCTTTTATCGTATAAGACAGTTGAGATGCCAGCGTCTCTTGCAGCTCAGCCATGCTGTTTAAATAAGCAATTACACTGCCCAGCAGCGCCTGCGATTCCCCAAGCAGATCGTCCACGCCGCCCAAATTCGGCCCATGATCAGGGAGGCTTTTCACAATTTCGGCCATTCGTACCGTGACATGGCGCTTTGCTTCCAGCACACGTGCCATCTGGCTGTTGGAATGGGATAAATGCTCAATAATTTCGGTTACGATATGCTGCATGGCCAACATTCCTCCTTCGAGCTATGGCTTGGCCCTGTGCCGCCACTTGTATAGGTGCAGCTATTTACAGCATATGCACGGCGGTACACAGTGATACTTGGCGCTGAACAGCGGCTTGATAACCCTTCTAAAGATGTTGGCGGAGCTTGACAGCGGGAATAATCGGCAAGCCTTCCGGAATGGCATGCAGCTGCTCCATTGTGAGCTGGACTGATGGCCTTGCCGTAAGCGCCCAGCCTTCGTAAGCGGCTTCCGTTATCATTTTTCGCTTCAAGCCCTGCTGCATATAATAATGAAATCCATCAAGTCCGCTAACGATTTTGCCATGGAGCTCGCTGCCTTCCATCACCAGCAGTTGCTGTCGCCTTGCATGGACTTCCTCGCTTGAAATCGGCGGTCCGATTGGCCATCGTCTAATATCGATTTGCCCGATATGAATGACTTCTCCAGCAAATTCGCCTTCAACAGGTCGCCTGACGCCGCCTTCAATCCAATACACTAAGCCTTTAATTGAAGTAACCGCTATGCTGTCTGGGTAATAGGCTGCCTCCCCAAGCACAGCGATTTCGGCCAGAAGTGCAGGCTGCTCGGCGAAGCGATGCTTCATGACGCTGACCAACTCATGCGGATTGCCCCATTTATTCATATAATGCTGCAGGTTACGGTTATTAACTTCCTCAAGCTGCGCACCTAGCGCCTTGATGCTGACGCTGCCAAAATGGTGAATAAACGAATCACGGGCAATGACAAGCGAATACCCTAGCAGCTTCACCCGAATGTTATAGTCATCGTCTTCAAAATTGCCGATTTCAAAGCCTTCATCAAAATAACCGATTTTCTCCCACAACTCCCGCCTCAGCAGCAAGCAGAAGCCTGTCAGCCG
This window encodes:
- a CDS encoding glycosyltransferase; translated protein: MVVRKNNSRKQLKQGGYEAGFHTGWRDGACLAVSGLLPPPEPVPVPLRLLYIPQGFEAIDAGLIDALQASVTELHIGNAELLAEQAAAICPDIVLVMNGLHFFPANHLQQISAVREQGIRTAVWFVDDPYMTEETAIAASHYDVVLTHELGTLELYRSVGCAHVHYLPLAVHTGLYRPQRTESVYASDVCFIGQGFWNRIELLNAISEGLLAKGRKIFLSGGLWERLSAYRRMQSFINTDWLSAEQTVPYYNSAKIVINMHRTTEMGSDNFNAFQSLGRSINPRTYEIAACGAFQLTDIREDLPRYYTPGLEIETYQDAGELAAKIDFYLENEEARSRIAVNGLRRTLKDHTFRSRVVQLLQLITEEGDSNG
- a CDS encoding nucleoside-diphosphate sugar epimerase — protein: MQHIVTEIIEHLSHSNSQMARVLEAKRHVTVRMAEIVKSLPDHGPNLGGVDDLLGESQALLGSVIAYLNSMAELQETLASQLSYTIKELNPGEEE
- a CDS encoding restriction endonuclease subunit S, whose translation is MDREQAYMRMLGATANMQWNVALILEAKAQEAEKARNWICNHIHTGTFPGDQTQLKQTLGVHDQMVETIEGINKMSQGIVSVLKAVLQKEGEDSHSSGSEFHFGGGFGGGN
- a CDS encoding glycosyltransferase family 2 protein translates to MRRIAARKRHRNTRQARVRQQASHAQGVEQGYRDGRQAGFNSYNEKFQGTSIIIPSYNQLQYLKMCIESIMDHTDLAYEIIVIDNASTDGTGSYLSQLDGQVRYRILSENFGFAGAVNRGMMMAKGTMMLILNNDTLVTDNWLDNMIACLDSNPQIGMVGPVTNYIGGEQLIEVPYTNVADMPDFARLNNVPDARRWQQVDRLTGFCLLLRRELWEKIGYFDEGFEIGNFEDDDYNIRVKLLGYSLVIARDSFIHHFGSVSIKALGAQLEEVNNRNLQHYMNKWGNPHELVSVMKHRFAEQPALLAEIAVLGEAAYYPDSIAVTSIKGLVYWIEGGVRRPVEGEFAGEVIHIGQIDIRRWPIGPPISSEEVHARRQQLLVMEGSELHGKIVSGLDGFHYYMQQGLKRKMITEAAYEGWALTARPSVQLTMEQLHAIPEGLPIIPAVKLRQHL